One region of Desmodus rotundus isolate HL8 chromosome 11, HLdesRot8A.1, whole genome shotgun sequence genomic DNA includes:
- the LOC112302192 gene encoding tripartite motif-containing protein 10, translating to MASATSVTSLEDEVNCPICQGSLREPVTIDCGHNFCRGCLTRYCEIPGADPEEPPTCPLCKEPFRPGSFRPNWQLASVVENIERLKLVSRPSPEEDVCREHGEKVYFFCEDDEMQLCVVCREAEEHRAHTVRFLEEAAKPYREQIQKCLECLRREREEIQEIQSRENQRLRVLLSQVATKRQRVIFEFAHLSQFLDEQHGTLLAQLERLDGDILKQQDEFDVLVAGEMCRFTALIKELEEKKERPARELLTNIRSTLIRCETRKCRKPEAVSPELGQRIRDFPQQVSLLQREMELFLEKLCFELDYEPAHISLDPKTSHPKLLLSEDHQGARFSYKWQNSPDNPQRFDWATCVLAHGGFTGGRHTWVVNVDLAHGGSCTVGVVREDVRRKGELQLRPEEGVWALRLAWGFVSALGSFPTRLTLKEHPRQVRVSLDYEVGWVTFLNAVTQEPIYTFTTSFTQKVFPFFGLWGRGSSFSLSS from the exons ATGGCCTCTGCCACCTCTGTGACCAGCCTGGAAGATGAAGTCAACTGTCCCATCTGCCAAGGCTCCCTGAGGGAGCCAGTCACCATCGACTGTGGCCACAACTTCTGCCGTGGCTGCCTCACCCGTTACTGTGAGATCCCAGGCGCAGACCCTGAGGAGCCCCCCACTTGTCCTCTCTGCAAGGAGCCTTTCCGCCCGGGGAGCTTCCGGCCCAACTGGCAGCTGGCCAGCGTGGTGGAGAACATTGAGCGCCTCAAGCTGGTGTCCAGGCCGAGCCCAGAGGAGGATGTCTGCCGGGAGCATGGGGAGAAGGTCTACTTCTTCTGTGAGGACGATGAGATGCAGTTGTGCGTGGTGTGCCGGGAGGCTGAGGAGCACCGAGCCCACACTGTgcgcttcctggaggaggcagcaaaGCCCTACAGG GAACAGATACAGAAGTGTCTTGAGTGtctaagaagagagagagaggagattcAAGAAATTCAGTCAAGAGAGAATCAAAGGCTACGAGTCCTGCTG TCTCAGGTGGCCACCAAGAGACAGAGAGTGATCTTTGAGTTTGCACACCTGAGCCAGTTCCTGGACGAGCAGCACGGCACCCTCTTAGCCCAGCTGGAGAGGCTGGATGGGGACATCCTGAAGCAACAGGATGAGTTTGATGTCCTGGTCGCTGGGGAGATGTGCCGCTTTACCGCACTGATCAAAGAActggaggagaagaaggagaggcCGGCCAGAGAGCTCCTGACG AATATCAGAAGCACTCTGATAAG ATGTGAAACTAGAAAGTGCCGGAAACCAGAAGCTGTGTCCCCTGAGCTGGGCCAGAGGATTCGCGACTTCCCCCAGCAGGTCTCCCTGCTGCAAAGGGAGATGGAGCTGTTTCTGG AAAAACTCTGCTTCGAGTTGGACTATGAACCAG CTCACATCTCTCTAGACCCCAAGACTTCCCACCCCAAGCTCCTCTTGTCTGAGGACCATCAGGGGGCTCGGTTCTCCTACAAATGGCAGAACTCGCCAGACAACCCTCAGCGTTTTGACTGGGCCACCTGTGTCCTGGCCCACGGTGGTTTCACAGGGGGAAGGCACACCTGGGTGGTGAATGTAGACTTGGCTCACGGGGGCAGCTGCACCGTTGGCGTGGTCAGGGAGGACGTGCGGCGGAAGGGGGAGCTCCAGCTGAGGCCAGAGGAGGGAGTGTGGGCCTTGAGGCTGGCATGGGGCTTTGTCTCAGCCCTTGGCTCCTTCCCCACACGGCTCACCCTGAAGGAGCACCCCCGACAGGTGAGGGTGTCTCTTGATTATGAAGTGGGCTGGGTGACCTTTCTCAACGCTGTTACCCAGGAACCCATCTACACCTTCACTACCTCCTTCACCCAGAAGGTGTTCCCCTTCTTTGGACTCTGGGGTCGAGGGTCCAGTTTCTCCCTGAGCTCCTAA